The genomic DNA GGTTATTTCAGTATTCGGTATCATGGGCGTTCTTCATGCGGCAGGTGCCATAGACAGACTGGTGAATGCAATACTGAAATCCAGGTTTGTTAAGAGTGATAGAGGTACGGAGTTGGCAATAACCATCGGTTCATGTGTGACTTGTATGATCTTCGGTGGAGTTACCAGTGCGGCAATATTAACGTTCGGGCCTGTAGTGAATGAGCTTGGAATGAAAAAAGGACTTCATCCTTACAGACGGGCAAACCTGCTCGACGGTTTTGTAAATACAATTCCCGTTGTTATTCCTTTTTTGAGTGTCTTTGTCTTTATTACAGTAGCTCTCTCAGGATTAGATCCGTTAAGTGTATCGAAAAGTATGCTTTATCCCCTTGTCCTTTTTGTAGTCTTGCTGTTTTCAGTAATTACGGGATGGGGTCGAATGCATGAAATCCAGGTAGCAGAAATATCCTGATAGAGTGTTAAACTCATAACAGTAAAATGTTAAAAAGTGCAGGGGACAGTCCTTATCCGGCTGATCCCCCTGCATTTATGAAAAAAGGGACACAAGCAAAGTTACTTATTCTGATTCAGGTTCCGAAGCATTACTTTAACATGGGGACCATTTTCATTTCGTTCCAATTCAAATGGCTCTCCCTGGGGACCAGGTTTGTCTGCAAGAAACGCATCAATGGCCTTTACATCTTCCAACTCAAGTCGGAGATCCAGTGTTGCCGAATTCCCTTCAATGTGCCGGCTGTTTCTGGTTCCGATGATAACCGCTCCCACTGCATCTTTCTGAAGAATATAGGCACTGCATATATTAGCAATCTGACAAGAATACCTGGAACTCAATTTCTTAAGTAAAATTAAAAGTTCCTGATACGTTGACCAGCCGCCGAAGTCGTCAATAATAATTCTGTATTTAACCAGGGATCTGTTATCTAATTCATCAGGCTCATTTTTACCAATCCATTGATCAGTTAAAAATCCGCCGGCCAATGTGCCGTAACATAAAAGAGCAATATCATTCTCTTTACAGTATTCCTGCATGCCCTTCTCCACCCTGCGGTCGAATAGAGAGTACTGAGCTTGCATACTGGCAATTAAAATCCCGGCCTCTACAATTTCTTTCGTCCGGATAGTATCGAAATTTGTAAGGGATACCTG from Oceanispirochaeta sp. includes the following:
- a CDS encoding aldo/keto reductase; translation: MNKRYTLKNGYSFSRIINGGWQLSEGHALKSEIERKDVVKAFHELVARGFTTFDCADIYTGVEEFYGSFLKEHLAAGGHREDLQFHSKFVPDRAGLSELKPKNIREIIHRTLKRLGVDQVDMIQFHWWEYDIPGYLEALFELQKMQKEGKISQVSLTNFDTIRTKEIVEAGILIASMQAQYSLFDRRVEKGMQEYCKENDIALLCYGTLAGGFLTDQWIGKNEPDELDNRSLVKYRIIIDDFGGWSTYQELLILLKKLSSRYSCQIANICSAYILQKDAVGAVIIGTRNSRHIEGNSATLDLRLELEDVKAIDAFLADKPGPQGEPFELERNENGPHVKVMLRNLNQNK